In Planctomycetia bacterium, one genomic interval encodes:
- a CDS encoding DUF3800 domain-containing protein: MHLVYLDESGNTGTDLENANQPIFVLGALIVPEGVWGAVTGALEAAVKRHFPDLASDGVEIHGSELRSGRTHFKGVPVSARLALRDDWLRIANDSGLKFVFRAIEKARFQKWAISSLGTGITINPHVAAFALVARVVDAYLQGLSDATLGMFISDENKEVVHDVEKSISALRVMEGPLQLVRIIEKGFFIDSSKSRVLQLCDVCTLAARKLEEVKIGRESKSIDESARELLAPLIHFGNESLNDVIKWLVEQRRNSQ, encoded by the coding sequence ATGCACCTGGTTTACTTGGACGAAAGTGGCAACACCGGCACTGATCTTGAGAATGCAAATCAGCCCATTTTTGTCCTTGGTGCATTGATCGTGCCAGAAGGAGTGTGGGGGGCTGTTACCGGCGCTCTTGAAGCGGCCGTTAAGAGGCACTTTCCTGATCTCGCGAGCGATGGCGTCGAGATTCATGGTAGTGAGTTGCGGAGCGGCCGCACACATTTCAAGGGAGTACCTGTGTCAGCGCGACTCGCATTGCGAGATGATTGGTTACGAATAGCCAACGACAGCGGGCTAAAATTCGTTTTTCGTGCGATCGAGAAGGCGCGATTCCAAAAGTGGGCGATTTCAAGCCTTGGCACTGGAATCACGATCAATCCGCACGTCGCGGCATTCGCGCTAGTCGCTCGAGTTGTCGATGCGTACTTGCAAGGATTGTCGGACGCCACACTCGGAATGTTTATTTCCGATGAGAACAAAGAGGTAGTTCATGACGTTGAAAAGTCCATCAGCGCACTTCGGGTTATGGAAGGTCCGTTGCAGCTGGTCCGAATTATCGAAAAGGGATTCTTTATCGACTCATCAAAGAGCCGCGTTCTCCAATTGTGCGATGTTTGTACACTCGCAGCGCGAAAGTTGGAGGAGGTGAAGATTGGTCGGGAAAGCAAAAGCATTGACGAAAGTGCGCGAGAACTCCTTGCCCCGCTAATCCATTTCGGGAACGAATCACTCAATGACGTCATTAAGTGGCTGGTAGAACAGCGCCGAAACTCGCAATAG